One window of Paludibacter propionicigenes WB4 genomic DNA carries:
- a CDS encoding PAS domain-containing protein: protein MDNTNNRKTGSGKLKQQILSLFKTTAFVRNSNLELVKNKSTESDKDNLALEIKELKKLRLVFEQTPGAIFILDTNFCFEYVNPGYEKLSGFSKAELIGKSVTEIFSQTDYTEPREEIVKSMIAGEKWEGEMQTYKKDGSTYWATTVSSPFKDDNGNLEGYIIIQQDVSDRKK from the coding sequence ATGGATAACACCAACAACAGAAAAACAGGTTCCGGCAAGCTTAAACAGCAAATACTTTCTTTGTTTAAAACTACAGCTTTTGTCCGAAATTCTAATCTAGAATTGGTAAAAAACAAAAGCACTGAAAGCGACAAAGATAATTTAGCCCTTGAAATCAAAGAACTTAAAAAGCTTCGATTGGTATTTGAACAAACGCCGGGTGCCATATTCATTCTTGACACAAATTTCTGCTTTGAATATGTTAATCCTGGCTACGAAAAATTATCCGGATTTTCGAAAGCCGAATTAATTGGTAAATCTGTTACCGAGATCTTTTCCCAGACTGATTATACCGAGCCGCGCGAGGAAATTGTAAAAAGCATGATAGCCGGCGAGAAATGGGAAGGCGAAATGCAAACCTACAAAAAAGATGGCTCTACCTACTGGGCTACCACCGTATCATCACCTTTTAAAGATGACAACGGAAATCTGGAAGGTTATATCATCATTCAGCAGGATGTTTCCGACAGAAAAAAATAG
- a CDS encoding LytR/AlgR family response regulator transcription factor produces MRTIIIEDEEFAARRLENLLYACDSNIQVVAKLQSVKESVIWLTQNEHPDLIFLDIQLEDDLSFAIFEQVEVKSKIIFTTAFDEYAIKAFKLNSIDYLLKPINQDELCKAVEKYLNWNKEGNMIINPIDLRKILSDNKPAFRERFMVTVGDKLKSISVSDIAYFFSTSGITFVVMQSKSQYSVDYSLDNLREMLNPKEFFRINRQYFVGLKAIDKVVLYPKSRLKVVLNPPADTDLFVSIEKVPEFKQWMDGE; encoded by the coding sequence ATGAGAACAATTATTATTGAAGATGAGGAGTTTGCAGCACGCAGACTCGAAAACCTGCTCTACGCATGTGACAGCAACATACAGGTAGTGGCTAAACTACAATCGGTCAAAGAATCTGTAATATGGCTTACTCAAAATGAACACCCCGATTTGATTTTTCTCGACATCCAACTTGAGGACGACCTGAGTTTTGCCATATTCGAGCAAGTAGAAGTTAAGTCTAAAATTATCTTTACCACTGCTTTTGATGAATATGCTATCAAAGCTTTTAAACTCAACAGCATCGATTATCTGCTAAAACCCATCAATCAGGATGAGTTGTGCAAAGCGGTAGAGAAATATCTCAACTGGAACAAAGAGGGAAATATGATTATTAACCCGATTGATCTTCGCAAAATACTGTCGGACAACAAACCCGCCTTCCGCGAACGGTTTATGGTGACTGTTGGTGACAAGCTAAAATCCATCAGTGTGTCCGATATCGCTTACTTTTTTTCCACATCGGGTATTACGTTTGTGGTAATGCAGTCCAAAAGCCAGTATTCTGTAGATTACAGTCTGGATAACTTGCGCGAAATGCTCAACCCAAAAGAATTTTTCCGCATCAACCGGCAATATTTTGTGGGATTAAAAGCAATAGATAAAGTCGTTCTATACCCCAAAAGCAGATTGAAAGTAGTATTAAACCCTCCGGCAGATACAGATTTGTTTGTCAGTATAGAAAAAGTGCCTGAATTTAAACAATGGATGGACGGAGAATGA
- a CDS encoding TonB-dependent receptor produces the protein MFRKKNLLSLFIVLALSSYTAAAPKADDVTAFVKDSQSKQPIEFASVELLNAKDSLLTGCITDSKGFFQITAPNRATKLRIHFVGYKTLETPINNSELGTLFLEEDSKLLNEVTVKGSARTNKVDRDIYNITKELRSGTVSSQELLGKLNGVNYNRYDKSISVNGSTKILILIDGIEKDQDMAKNLPSDRIERIEVIKDPVGKYATDGYTAVINIVLKKDYSGIDAFVTNTSVFDIVGSNGDDVLTQDAGNMNITYTYKKLNVYTSGRIYGSNFNVPTELVKRYGNITTATEPLDLNNPNATSRSRNGKITFGADYALSKKHSLSAEIRYSGDKDKSSAEYNLINSLGSVVTSNSYSLTNSDSHTTNWQGVLTYKGKFDDKNSIDADLRYNYSSGYNQNYFQQDKFSSNSNIDLSGNYARLNVNYNHQFSPELNMDLGYGNVYNQNTNKLNSSSFTQNEYRNRVSLYLNYKPIQQISLKAGAIVENYTQKNSTSDVNRTAIMPYANIQYAPSQKFNIVAKYHVGAGYPDINQLSPFRTAQDSLMWSIGNPALRTNISHSLSMDINVLNFITLTPYYNFNHSSLASYVSIDPTNSALYLTQNVNADKYEQYGASLNFTIPFGKTIFWQNRLDWNKSRMAYLDDSYNTNNFTANSTLVYVMQKTGLVTGVVYQKMLRHEVSIQGYGSSGNNLLLAFLQKSFLKEKLNASLMYIFPVNFMSYDQSSLTQAKSYYQYSNVNLNLIKNLVFFEISYRFNAGRQVKKKQSDDSDEITRSKKGGIGL, from the coding sequence ATGTTTAGAAAAAAGAATCTCCTGAGTTTGTTTATCGTATTGGCATTGAGCAGCTACACTGCTGCAGCCCCAAAAGCGGATGACGTCACCGCCTTTGTAAAAGACAGTCAATCCAAACAACCTATTGAATTTGCATCGGTAGAACTACTTAACGCTAAAGACAGTTTGCTGACAGGATGTATAACAGATTCAAAAGGTTTTTTTCAAATCACTGCACCGAACCGAGCCACCAAGCTACGCATACATTTCGTCGGCTACAAAACTCTTGAAACCCCGATTAATAATTCCGAATTAGGAACACTGTTTTTGGAAGAGGATTCAAAGCTCTTAAATGAAGTCACAGTAAAAGGAAGTGCACGTACCAACAAAGTAGACCGCGACATTTACAATATAACCAAAGAACTGCGCTCGGGAACCGTGAGTTCGCAGGAATTATTGGGGAAACTTAACGGAGTAAATTACAACCGATACGATAAATCAATCAGTGTAAACGGAAGTACCAAAATTCTTATTCTGATAGATGGTATAGAAAAAGATCAGGATATGGCTAAAAATCTTCCCTCAGACCGAATTGAGCGGATTGAGGTAATAAAAGATCCGGTAGGAAAATACGCCACAGACGGTTACACTGCTGTAATTAATATAGTGCTGAAAAAAGACTACTCGGGTATAGACGCCTTTGTGACCAACACCAGCGTTTTTGATATAGTGGGAAGCAACGGAGACGACGTTTTAACGCAGGATGCAGGAAATATGAATATCACCTACACCTATAAGAAACTTAACGTATATACCTCGGGTAGAATATATGGTTCGAACTTTAATGTGCCCACCGAACTTGTGAAACGCTACGGAAACATTACCACCGCAACTGAACCTCTTGACTTAAATAATCCAAACGCAACTTCAAGGTCCAGAAACGGCAAAATAACCTTTGGTGCGGATTATGCACTTTCGAAGAAACACTCACTCTCAGCGGAAATAAGATATTCCGGCGACAAAGACAAAAGTTCGGCAGAATACAATTTAATCAATTCTTTGGGTTCCGTTGTGACAAGCAATAGTTATTCGCTAACAAATTCTGATTCACACACCACCAACTGGCAGGGAGTCCTTACTTACAAAGGCAAATTCGATGACAAAAACTCGATAGATGCCGATTTACGCTATAATTATTCCAGTGGATACAATCAGAATTACTTCCAGCAAGATAAGTTTTCGAGCAACAGCAATATAGACTTGAGCGGAAATTATGCCAGATTGAATGTAAATTACAACCACCAGTTTTCTCCCGAATTGAACATGGATCTTGGTTATGGGAATGTTTACAACCAAAACACCAACAAACTGAATTCAAGTTCGTTTACTCAAAACGAGTACAGAAACCGTGTATCGTTGTACCTGAATTACAAACCCATACAACAGATTAGCCTTAAAGCTGGTGCTATAGTAGAAAACTATACTCAGAAAAACAGCACTAGCGATGTAAACCGAACAGCAATTATGCCTTATGCCAACATCCAATATGCGCCAAGTCAGAAGTTTAATATCGTAGCAAAATATCATGTCGGTGCCGGATACCCCGATATTAATCAATTAAGTCCATTCAGAACTGCTCAGGACTCGCTTATGTGGTCCATTGGTAATCCTGCTTTGCGCACCAACATAAGTCACTCATTATCAATGGATATTAATGTACTAAACTTTATAACACTTACGCCTTACTATAATTTCAATCATTCGAGCTTAGCTTCGTATGTAAGTATCGATCCGACCAACAGTGCCCTTTACTTAACTCAGAATGTAAATGCCGATAAATACGAACAATACGGTGCTTCACTAAACTTTACCATACCGTTTGGGAAAACCATTTTCTGGCAAAACAGACTGGACTGGAACAAAAGTCGCATGGCTTACCTCGATGATAGTTATAACACTAACAACTTCACAGCCAATTCTACACTGGTTTATGTTATGCAAAAAACCGGTTTAGTTACTGGAGTAGTATATCAGAAAATGTTGCGCCACGAGGTTTCGATACAAGGATATGGTTCATCTGGCAACAACCTTTTATTGGCATTTTTACAAAAGTCATTCCTCAAAGAAAAGCTTAATGCCTCATTAATGTATATATTCCCAGTCAATTTTATGTCATATGACCAGTCCTCACTGACTCAGGCAAAGTCATATTATCAGTATTCTAATGTGAATTTGAATCTTATCAAAAATCTTGTATTTTTTGAAATAAGCTATCGATTCAATGCCGGTAGACAGGTAAAGAAGAAACAATCTGACGACAGCGATGAAATCACCAGATCGAAGAAGGGTGGTATAGGATTATAA
- a CDS encoding carboxylesterase/lipase family protein, with product MKKLFLLALASAFVFSTGKAANPVLTIEGGQVQGVNAEIKGVTVFRGIPYAAPPIKNLRWKAPQPVIPWQGIKLADKFGHPGYQAVHYPGGYTTEWGYGDESPYSEDCLYLNVWTKAPGEVSKKLPVALWIHGGGYREGWGSEPEFDGQEWGNKDVVLVSINYRLGVFGFLTHPELSKESPNHVSGNYGILDQIESLKWIKKNIAQFGGDPDNVTIFGQSAGAGSVKTLCESPLARGLFKKAVIMSGGGITVAPPAGTPTGAPAGGMGMGGFGGPVTLEQSELQTKEIMDWAGLTTLEKMRAASTETVYTVGSLYGAATGKRTRMTGSPIVDGYVSLQSFDAAAIENKLPQIPYMIGYTLNDMGSMAPGIAEFCLNREKVGGKAYAYEFARPLPTDGRGDVLKGAFHSSDLWYVFKSLKHGWRPWAQGDWALSEVMLTAWSNFVKYGDPNGKAPAKWTPYTKENPKFMLFKLDASDKENSAMGEPIKP from the coding sequence ATGAAGAAATTGTTTTTATTAGCGCTTGCTTCTGCCTTTGTATTTAGTACCGGCAAAGCAGCAAATCCTGTTCTGACCATCGAAGGCGGACAGGTTCAGGGCGTAAACGCCGAGATTAAAGGAGTGACTGTTTTTCGCGGGATTCCGTACGCAGCACCTCCCATCAAAAACCTTCGTTGGAAAGCTCCTCAACCGGTTATTCCATGGCAAGGTATTAAACTTGCTGATAAATTCGGACACCCCGGTTATCAGGCTGTTCACTATCCAGGTGGTTATACCACTGAGTGGGGTTATGGCGATGAATCTCCTTACAGCGAAGACTGTCTTTACTTAAACGTATGGACAAAAGCTCCGGGAGAAGTTAGCAAAAAACTGCCTGTTGCACTGTGGATTCATGGTGGCGGTTACCGCGAAGGTTGGGGTTCCGAACCTGAATTTGACGGACAAGAATGGGGAAACAAAGACGTAGTGCTTGTTTCTATCAACTATCGTCTTGGTGTTTTCGGATTTTTGACTCATCCTGAACTTTCGAAAGAAAGTCCAAACCATGTTTCTGGAAACTATGGTATCCTCGACCAAATTGAATCACTCAAATGGATTAAGAAAAATATCGCACAATTTGGTGGCGATCCTGATAATGTGACCATCTTCGGACAAAGCGCTGGCGCTGGTAGTGTAAAAACACTTTGCGAATCTCCACTTGCCAGAGGTTTGTTCAAAAAAGCTGTTATTATGAGTGGTGGCGGTATTACTGTTGCTCCACCTGCAGGTACTCCAACCGGTGCTCCAGCCGGCGGCATGGGCATGGGCGGATTTGGTGGTCCTGTGACTCTTGAACAATCTGAGCTTCAGACAAAAGAAATTATGGATTGGGCAGGACTTACAACGCTTGAAAAAATGCGTGCTGCTTCTACCGAAACCGTTTATACCGTTGGAAGTTTGTACGGTGCTGCTACCGGAAAACGTACCCGTATGACAGGCTCTCCTATCGTGGATGGTTATGTTTCACTTCAGAGTTTCGACGCAGCCGCTATAGAAAATAAGCTGCCACAAATTCCATACATGATTGGTTACACCCTAAATGACATGGGCAGCATGGCTCCGGGTATTGCCGAATTCTGTCTGAACCGCGAAAAAGTGGGTGGCAAAGCATATGCTTATGAGTTTGCACGTCCGCTTCCTACTGATGGCAGAGGTGACGTACTCAAAGGAGCATTCCACTCTTCCGATTTGTGGTATGTATTCAAATCACTTAAACATGGTTGGAGACCGTGGGCTCAAGGCGATTGGGCGCTTTCGGAAGTTATGTTGACTGCTTGGTCGAACTTTGTCAAATACGGAGATCCAAACGGGAAAGCCCCTGCAAAATGGACTCCATACACCAAAGAAAATCCTAAATTCATGTTATTCAAACTCGATGCGAGCGATAAAGAAAACTCAGCAATGGGCGAACCTATCAAACCATAA
- a CDS encoding PAS domain S-box protein — protein MESDLRESEGKYKTLVENSHDGIMIIRNFKVLYANDTICNMMGYCLTEHQGDIVHPDDRYKIVAINELRRSGDTSTIHETLRLIAHNGEIKECEATSTMIPFEGDWAAFYTIHDVTEHNRFEQELKKSEQKYRELTEMLPIGVYELDLGGHIKYINHAGKKLFNFDARLDTNPSAMSFFSNSDSILVRENLKLEIERLKSMDFIAEQEPVAIPVEYTAKCEDGSEFPVLIYLNYIYGNNKVIGFRGIIIDISERKTMENALRESEEKYKTLVENSQDGILIIRENKILFANNTIGKMLDFSVKELHATSPIEIIHPQDHYKAKYIGDERRFKNNVTINESIRLVGKSGKVSECEITASIIDFQGDKAGFFSIQDTTENKRIQNELYRSELRYHELAEMLPLAVYELDVNGIPTYMNQTGLKLIGLEKPDFDCRPAFSYFKPADREVMISKLSEESRRTKEHNGKLEPIVSPPVEYTICRPDGTEIPVIIYGTTIIENGTVTGSRGIFVDISERKALEITLRESEEKYKALIENSQDGIIIVVDNDILFANNTFCNMLGYTLEELYTLEAVKLIANEDVEKAKRVNQLRKSGNKETLNDLFKFRTKKGTEIDADVYSSVLELNGQTVSYITVHDLTQTRLMQKQLEESEEKYRTLIENATDGIVIVQDGFLKFANQTMCDIMRYSLDELKEKPFLKYIDNKDHEILAEFHNRRMKGEQFSNILRSKFIRKDKKMITVELNARTSNYNGSPAGFIVIRDITERLKIEHELQHAKTELEKLNSQLEKRVKESSKRLTEARTQLINLQKENLQSQYDVLKQQVNPHFLFNSLNVLTSLIKLEPDLAEKFSEQLSKVYRYVLENKDNELVDLQTELNFLDAYIFLLNIRFIDKLRVNINISEERRNDRIIPLAMQLLIENAIKHNTMSKAEPLIIDIFIDFDNNLNIINNLQERPSQLVSTGVGLKNIENRYKLLNNTIPTFAKTDKHFVAKVPLVCE, from the coding sequence ATAGAGTCTGACCTTCGCGAAAGTGAAGGAAAATACAAAACGCTGGTGGAAAATTCACATGATGGGATCATGATTATTCGCAATTTCAAAGTGCTGTACGCTAACGATACGATTTGCAATATGATGGGTTACTGCCTCACAGAGCATCAAGGCGATATAGTACACCCCGATGACAGATATAAAATAGTTGCTATCAATGAGCTACGAAGAAGCGGTGACACATCCACGATACACGAAACATTGAGACTAATTGCACACAATGGAGAAATAAAAGAATGTGAGGCTACTTCTACCATGATACCGTTCGAAGGTGACTGGGCTGCATTCTATACCATTCACGATGTTACCGAACACAACCGTTTTGAACAGGAGCTAAAAAAAAGCGAGCAAAAATATCGCGAACTAACGGAGATGCTCCCCATTGGAGTATATGAGCTGGATTTGGGAGGACATATAAAATATATCAATCACGCTGGAAAAAAACTGTTTAATTTTGATGCAAGATTAGATACAAATCCGTCGGCTATGTCATTTTTTTCTAACTCCGACAGTATTTTAGTAAGAGAAAATCTCAAGCTTGAAATTGAACGACTAAAGAGCATGGATTTTATTGCCGAGCAGGAACCGGTAGCTATTCCGGTAGAATACACTGCAAAATGCGAAGATGGATCTGAATTTCCGGTACTCATATACCTTAACTATATTTACGGAAATAATAAAGTAATTGGATTCAGGGGAATCATCATTGACATTTCTGAACGTAAAACAATGGAGAATGCCTTGCGTGAAAGTGAGGAGAAGTATAAAACCTTAGTAGAAAATTCGCAGGATGGAATTCTGATTATCCGCGAGAATAAAATACTTTTCGCCAACAACACGATAGGTAAAATGCTGGATTTCTCTGTTAAAGAGCTACACGCTACATCCCCAATTGAAATAATACATCCACAGGATCATTATAAAGCCAAATACATAGGGGACGAACGACGGTTTAAAAACAATGTCACCATCAATGAATCTATCCGGCTGGTAGGAAAATCGGGAAAAGTGAGTGAATGCGAGATTACAGCATCCATCATCGATTTTCAGGGAGATAAAGCCGGTTTTTTCTCCATACAGGATACTACAGAGAATAAACGCATACAAAATGAGCTGTACAGAAGCGAATTAAGATATCACGAATTGGCCGAAATGCTGCCACTAGCCGTTTACGAACTGGATGTGAACGGAATACCTACCTATATGAACCAGACAGGACTGAAACTGATAGGGCTGGAAAAACCCGATTTCGACTGTCGACCCGCTTTCTCTTATTTTAAACCGGCTGATCGAGAAGTAATGATATCAAAACTCTCGGAAGAGTCAAGACGCACCAAAGAACATAATGGGAAGCTGGAACCCATTGTATCTCCGCCTGTAGAATATACTATTTGCCGCCCCGATGGAACAGAGATTCCGGTAATTATCTACGGAACAACCATTATTGAAAACGGAACAGTTACCGGCTCAAGAGGTATTTTCGTTGATATATCCGAACGGAAAGCGTTGGAAATTACCTTGCGCGAAAGCGAAGAGAAATACAAAGCACTAATAGAAAACTCGCAGGATGGAATTATTATCGTTGTTGACAATGATATATTATTTGCAAATAACACCTTTTGCAACATGCTGGGATATACCTTAGAAGAACTTTATACATTAGAAGCGGTAAAACTGATTGCCAACGAAGATGTAGAAAAAGCCAAAAGAGTGAACCAACTTCGGAAGAGCGGCAACAAAGAAACGCTTAATGACCTGTTCAAATTCAGAACGAAAAAAGGGACAGAAATTGACGCTGATGTTTACTCTTCAGTATTGGAGCTCAATGGACAAACAGTAAGTTATATTACAGTACATGATTTGACCCAGACAAGACTCATGCAGAAACAGCTTGAAGAAAGCGAAGAAAAATACCGCACATTGATAGAGAATGCTACAGATGGAATTGTTATTGTACAAGATGGCTTTCTGAAATTTGCCAATCAGACCATGTGCGACATCATGAGATATTCGCTCGACGAACTTAAAGAAAAGCCCTTTCTGAAATATATCGACAACAAAGATCATGAAATACTTGCTGAATTTCACAACCGACGCATGAAAGGCGAACAGTTCAGCAACATTCTCAGAAGCAAATTTATTCGGAAAGATAAAAAAATGATAACCGTCGAGCTTAATGCCCGCACTTCCAACTACAATGGTTCTCCGGCCGGTTTTATAGTGATACGCGATATTACAGAGCGATTGAAAATTGAACACGAGTTACAACACGCCAAAACAGAACTCGAAAAGCTGAACAGCCAGCTGGAAAAACGGGTAAAAGAAAGCTCAAAACGCCTTACGGAAGCCCGCACCCAATTAATTAACCTCCAAAAAGAAAACCTGCAATCGCAATACGACGTACTTAAGCAGCAGGTTAATCCACACTTTCTGTTCAACAGCCTCAACGTGCTGACTTCACTTATCAAACTGGAACCCGATCTGGCCGAAAAATTCTCGGAACAACTATCGAAAGTATATCGCTATGTGCTTGAAAACAAGGACAACGAACTGGTTGATTTACAGACTGAGCTAAACTTCCTTGATGCTTACATTTTCTTGCTGAATATTCGATTTATTGATAAACTCAGAGTAAACATCAATATCTCGGAAGAACGTCGGAACGACCGTATTATTCCGCTTGCCATGCAACTTCTGATTGAAAATGCGATCAAGCACAATACCATGTCAAAAGCAGAACCGCTGATCATAGACATATTTATTGACTTTGACAATAATCTGAACATTATCAACAACTTGCAAGAAAGACCATCGCAACTGGTATCGACAGGTGTTGGGCTAAAAAATATAGAAAACAGATACAAACTACTGAATAATACCATACCCACATTTGCTAAAACCGATAAACACTTTGTGGCAAAAGTCCCGCTGGTTTGTGAATAA
- a CDS encoding LytR/AlgR family response regulator transcription factor, translating into MKIVIIEDEEFAARRLKNMINEYDSTIEVVAKLESVKESIDWFKNNEHPDLIFLDIHLEDDLSFAIFQEVPISCAIVFTTATDELATRAFQLKGIDFMLKPITQADLVNMIEKYRNKPTNEKPVDAHIFNEITNATHL; encoded by the coding sequence ATGAAGATAGTAATTATTGAAGATGAAGAGTTTGCAGCCCGCAGACTCAAGAATATGATAAATGAATATGATTCAACGATAGAGGTGGTTGCCAAACTGGAGTCGGTAAAAGAGTCAATAGATTGGTTTAAAAACAACGAGCACCCTGACCTTATATTTTTGGACATTCATCTGGAAGATGATTTAAGTTTCGCTATTTTTCAGGAAGTTCCCATAAGTTGTGCTATCGTTTTCACTACTGCAACCGACGAACTCGCCACCCGAGCATTTCAGCTTAAGGGAATTGACTTCATGCTCAAGCCAATTACGCAAGCTGACTTAGTGAATATGATTGAGAAATACAGAAATAAACCCACAAACGAGAAACCTGTCGATGCTCATATTTTCAACGAAATAACTAATGCTACCCATCTATGA
- a CDS encoding efflux transporter outer membrane subunit: MYIQHKKISIRILMVMIIAVGFVSCRNYKELAKVPQPDTKNLVRDAVENSADTTSLATIPWKSYFPDAKLQTLIGEGLKNGYNMKVALTRIQQAEAGLYMSKSAFLPSVGAAGRVDYTRLSSGKRGTDVFGYSSNINSLGITASWEADLWGKLNSQTKSKYAAYLNTLEYKKLIQTTLISSIAKSYYSLMAFDEQLRTTKETIVLLQKSTETLQALKDAGQITAAGVEQSKALLYSTQLSVFDLESKIRQQENAICVLIGRAPGAVDRNYINDQIIPSRMNGNISVRTLANRPDVKQAELSLQSAYALTDAAKAAFYPTFSINTLSVGFAAGGVTNFFSPANLAAEIVAGLTQPIFAKGQLKGNLKISKAQQDEALLTFSNTLLVAGQEVSDILFSYKSSVSKNEWRDKQVESLVKSVDYTQELLKAGEANYTEVLSAQQNLLSAQLSKVNDKLDQLTQSVSLYKALGGGVQ; this comes from the coding sequence ATGTATATACAACATAAAAAAATAAGTATACGGATTTTGATGGTGATGATAATTGCCGTTGGTTTCGTTTCGTGTCGGAACTATAAGGAACTTGCTAAAGTGCCTCAGCCCGATACGAAGAATCTGGTGCGTGATGCTGTTGAGAATAGCGCGGACACTACTTCTCTGGCTACTATTCCATGGAAGAGTTATTTTCCGGATGCCAAACTTCAGACACTCATTGGTGAGGGTCTGAAAAACGGCTACAATATGAAAGTAGCTCTGACCCGCATTCAGCAAGCCGAAGCTGGTTTATATATGTCTAAATCAGCTTTTCTGCCTTCGGTAGGTGCTGCCGGCCGAGTTGATTATACCCGACTTAGTTCGGGGAAAAGAGGTACCGATGTATTCGGATATTCTTCTAATATAAATTCGCTGGGGATTACTGCCAGTTGGGAAGCTGATTTATGGGGAAAACTCAATAGTCAGACCAAATCGAAATATGCTGCTTACCTGAATACGCTTGAATACAAAAAGCTCATTCAGACAACGCTGATTTCATCTATTGCTAAGAGCTATTATAGTTTAATGGCATTTGATGAACAACTGCGGACTACGAAAGAAACCATTGTGCTCTTGCAAAAAAGCACCGAAACCTTGCAAGCGTTGAAAGATGCAGGTCAGATAACAGCTGCCGGTGTAGAACAAAGCAAGGCTTTGCTTTACAGTACTCAGCTTTCGGTTTTTGATTTGGAAAGCAAAATTCGTCAACAGGAAAATGCCATTTGCGTACTTATCGGTCGTGCACCCGGTGCGGTGGATAGGAACTATATCAACGATCAGATTATTCCGTCTAGAATGAATGGTAATATCTCTGTTCGGACACTGGCTAACCGTCCGGATGTGAAACAGGCAGAACTTTCATTGCAATCGGCTTATGCGCTCACCGATGCTGCTAAAGCTGCTTTTTATCCTACGTTTAGCATCAATACACTTTCGGTAGGATTTGCTGCTGGTGGTGTGACCAATTTTTTCAGTCCGGCGAATTTGGCTGCTGAGATTGTTGCAGGGCTGACTCAACCTATTTTTGCGAAAGGACAGTTGAAGGGCAATTTGAAAATATCAAAAGCCCAACAGGATGAAGCATTGCTTACGTTTTCGAATACGCTGTTAGTAGCCGGACAAGAAGTATCTGATATTTTGTTCAGCTACAAATCGTCGGTAAGTAAAAACGAGTGGAGAGATAAGCAAGTAGAGTCGCTTGTGAAATCGGTTGATTACACACAGGAATTGCTCAAAGCCGGTGAGGCAAACTATACCGAAGTGCTTTCGGCACAACAAAACTTGTTGTCAGCGCAGCTCAGTAAGGTAAATGATAAGCTTGATCAGTTAACTCAGAGTGTGAGTCTTTACAAAGCGCTTGGAGGTGGCGTTCAGTAA